CTGTAGCAGCCCTATGGGCTGACACTGCGACCTCTTAAAAGCATGTGCATATTTAGAGCCTTGTGTGCGTTTCTATATGTTGAGAGTGACGAATGCCTGCCCATTACCATTTCAACTGTGGCACTGAAAAACATggcgtttttttttcttatacataTACTATCCATTTAAAAGGATCGTTTATGCAATGAAAACGACCCTTCCATCTTTTCAcccttttctcctttttgttttcCCACATCAAAAGAAAGATTTATTTAGCCCCCCCTTTGATTCTGGTTCCTATACAGAAAAtacataagttaaaataaaatggtCCCAACCCATTGCTATCATTCGCCCGGATGAATGTCACATGTATCATTCATTTAATATTACCTAAAGGGTCCATGTGTACAAGGCAACCTGACATATATCAACAACATCATACTTCACTCCTATAACATTAATAACATTTAATGACACCATTTTTtctgaataaataataatagtaataattaataaatatttcttctgttttttcctCACCACATTCATTCATTGCCTCTAATGTGTAATCCCAAAAATCCAGATATACCGGGTACTTCCAAATATAATCATTAATCAAACCCTGGAAGAGATATATCCTTCCTCTCTTGTTTCAATTTTTCCTTACTCAAACCCGGAATTTGAATCTACATTAATTGCTGTTAAAATAACTATTGTTTTCTAGTTAGTACAATTTAAGCCACAAATAAGTGGAATCCAGCCagtattttgaattaatatgtTGTTATTATTGAAGAGAAATATAGGGTACCCTCTAAttacaataaaattgtaaaagttGCCTTTCATGTATTAGGTTAGACATAAGGGCCGGGTAAAGCTAACCTTGCATggtcttcaattttaattgtcaTATAACAAATGAACGGATGATGAATATGTCAAATAATGATCATAAAAAACAAGTTACAACTCACCTTTAAACAAAGCTTCAATAGTCAGACTCTCAAACTCCTAAACACTGCATCtcgataaaaatataaagaatatgaactttctttaaaataaaacaaatttcacCTAGTCAAGAGAGAAGgaaacattaaagaaaaaaaatgaataagaaaaaattaagaacaataTAACTTCATGTAAACTCCTCCTGTAATATCATCATATCATATCTTTCCCTTAGGCAGAATAAAGCttgtcttttctttcttttcttagcACAATGTGTTCTGGTCACAGTATATGTCACTCATTCTGCTTCTCCTTCTGTGGTGGCTGAGGACATGTAACTCATCACAATGGAGGTTTCTTCTGATGATGGAACCCCAACAATTGAAGACTGAAACTGTTGCTTGCAAGTGTGGCATGTTATTTCCTTAACAGTGGAACTTATCTTCTTGATGGCCTGCTTTCTCAGCTCTTCAGCCTTTGCAAGTTCAGCTTGTGCTTGTTTCCTTATCCTTTTGGCATTCTCAAACTCATGTTCAGCTATCTCAATTTGGCGTTTGGCCTCTCTTCTAGCCTCTTCTGCATAAGCCTTTTCTGCCATGGCCAACTTAAGCTCCTCTCCTGCAAACTCCTTCAACCTTGCCACTTCCAATGTGGAATAGTCActcacattattattattccttTCTGGTGGGCTCCTATGTGCTTCTGAACATGCTCTCTCTGCTGGTTCATTATTCCCTGTGTCGTTTCTACATGAGCCTATTGAAAGTTTCAAGCCATAGTTTTCCTTTGGATTATGTTTTTCTTGAGAATTTATTGAGGAGGGCAAGAGCTGAAGTTCTAAGTTATGCGAGGTGGTGGACTTGTTATTGTGTATCTCTGACATTAATAAGACTGCTGTTGCTGGTTGTTCAGCTGGTTTTGGCAGTACTGGAAGTCCTTGCAATGGTGGGGCTATGCTAAAATTTGCCTCACTAGAGGGACTTGCGCTTGAAGCTGTTCTAGAAGAGCATGCTGCTTGAAGTGCTTGCAACTCTGGGCGATGCTGCCGGACAGTGCATGCATCTTGGTGTTCTATGAAACTCTCCACCCTGTAAAGGACAAAAGTTTAGGTAATTAAAATAGATTAGATTATGATATATATGTGTTATGGCTTCATCTTGTTGTCTCTGAATATATAATTggctagagaaaaaaaaatctttgtcaAACAAAGATATACATGTATGAAAACCTTGTTAATGTAGTGTTTTAAAAACTAGCATGaagcaacataaaaaataattaatcaaagatCTGGTTCTGGTCCATGGATTCTGTGGTCATGTTTAACTTGAATagtgcaacaaaataaaataactcaGAGTGATCTAATATTCTAATTAATGGGGTATTCATAAGttcaaaaaaagaatgaaaagattaAACTTTTCCCTCCTATATATGGGTTTATTTGGGTCTTTAGTAATCAATAGACGTGTGGATAATTGGAGATAGACTGCCCTTAAACTCAAAAGCTGTCATAGGAACACCAAGTACAAAGccggaatgagatggattgggtgTATGTATGTAATATTCATATGCATAACATAATGTTTTTCAACTTACATGTTTTTGAAGTTGCAAactagaataaataaaatattaataacctCTAGAAGATGGGAAATCTTTCACATGAAAGGTATCTGAGATTCAGAATTTTTGTTTCTCTGCACCATCCTTGTACCTAGAATTTTAGGGTTTGACCATAATCATatagtataattatatatatatatataaaatttaaaaagcaaaataataacaatagttATAGTAGTAACTTGGTTTCTGTTATTGAGAGAAAAAACAATTGCTTAGCAGGGGATGAATCTGAGGagcccaaaaaaacaaaaacagaaaccaagaaagagagagaaagatggAAACTTGGAATAATGGACAAACACCACACACAGGTGTATGTTTATGTGAGAACTGACAACTGAGAAGTGGGAATTATTAAGTGGgaaaacaaaactaattaataaaccTGGAAAAGACACGGCCACAGTCACAGGAATGGCCCCTGGTGCCACAGGTTTTGATGTGAGCCTTGTAATCAGATTGAACAGCATACCCTTTGGAGCACTTGTCACACACCCACTGCTTGTGATTGCTGTGCTTCCTTCTGAAGTGCTTCTTGATTCCCACAAGGTCCCCAAGGGCATGGCAAGGGTCATGGTGCAAGCAGCTTGGCTCAGGGCACACAAACACCCTCTTCTTATTCTGCCCTTGTGCTGTTTCCCTCTTTAGCAGCTTCCATGGCACCTTGTGCCTCCTCCTGTGCATTTGAAGATTCTGGTCCCTCTGGAACCCTTGGTTGCAGATCTCACAAACATATCTGTCAGATTCCAGCAAGGTGGTTGGTGAGAGAGACACAACCTCGGCATCTGGATCTGCaagaacaacaaaaaagaaattaactttggagagaaaaccaaaaccccacgaattttgtaaaaaaaagaaaaaaaaagaagcttggAAGTTGAAAAAACTTGAACCCctatataaaaaaggaaaaaactttTACCGGGTGTGCCTGCTggtcttcttttccttttgttgttaGCCACCCCATTTTCAGATAATGCAAAGGCGGCATCAGAAGAAGATGGTGCACCAGAATTAGAAGCACTG
This genomic interval from Glycine max cultivar Williams 82 chromosome 5, Glycine_max_v4.0, whole genome shotgun sequence contains the following:
- the LOC100806138 gene encoding zinc finger protein SHOOT GRAVITROPISM 5 isoform X2, coding for MLDNNNSASNSGAPSSSDAAFALSENGVANNKRKRRPAGTPDPDAEVVSLSPTTLLESDRYVCEICNQGFQRDQNLQMHRRRHKVPWKLLKRETAQGQNKKRVFVCPEPSCLHHDPCHALGDLVGIKKHFRRKHSNHKQWVCDKCSKGVESFIEHQDACTVRQHRPELQALQAACSSRTASSASPSSEANFSIAPPLQGLPVLPKPAEQPATAVLLMSEIHNNKSTTSHNLELQLLPSSINSQEKHNPKENYGLKLSIGSCRNDTGNNEPAERACSEAHRSPPERNNNNVSDYSTLEVARLKEFAGEELKLAMAEKAYAEEARREAKRQIEIAEHEFENAKRIRKQAQAELAKAEELRKQAIKKISSTVKEITCHTCKQQFQSSIVGVPSSEETSIVMSYMSSATTEGEAE
- the LOC100806138 gene encoding zinc finger protein SHOOT GRAVITROPISM 5 isoform X1, giving the protein MLDNNNSASNSGAPSSSDAAFALSENGVANNKRKRRPAGTPDPDAEVVSLSPTTLLESDRYVCEICNQGFQRDQNLQMHRRRHKVPWKLLKRETAQGQNKKRVFVCPEPSCLHHDPCHALGDLVGIKKHFRRKHSNHKQWVCDKCSKGYAVQSDYKAHIKTCGTRGHSCDCGRVFSRVESFIEHQDACTVRQHRPELQALQAACSSRTASSASPSSEANFSIAPPLQGLPVLPKPAEQPATAVLLMSEIHNNKSTTSHNLELQLLPSSINSQEKHNPKENYGLKLSIGSCRNDTGNNEPAERACSEAHRSPPERNNNNVSDYSTLEVARLKEFAGEELKLAMAEKAYAEEARREAKRQIEIAEHEFENAKRIRKQAQAELAKAEELRKQAIKKISSTVKEITCHTCKQQFQSSIVGVPSSEETSIVMSYMSSATTEGEAE